A region from the Lolium perenne isolate Kyuss_39 chromosome 4, Kyuss_2.0, whole genome shotgun sequence genome encodes:
- the LOC127292094 gene encoding uncharacterized protein At5g02240, translated as MADSAAPRPTVLVTGAGGRTGHLVFTKLKERPDQFAARGLVRTEESKQKIGGADDVFVADIREADRLAPAVQGVHALVILTSASPKMKPGFDPTKGGRPEFYYEDGAYPEQVDWIGQKNQIDAAKAAGVKHIVLVGSMGGTNPNHPLNSLGNGNILIWKRKSEQYLADSGVPYTIIRPGGLQDKDGGVRELIVGKDDELLQTDTKAIPRADVAEVCVQALQYEEVKFKAFDLASKPEGVGTPTKDFKALFSQVTARF; from the exons ATGGCGGACTCGGCCGCGCCCCGCCCCACCGTCCTCGTCACCGGCGCCGGCGGCCGCACAG GCCATCTCGTCTTCACCAAGCTCAAGGAGAGACCCGACCAGTTCGCCGCGAGGGGCCTGGTGAGGACGGAGGAGAGCAAGCAGAAGATCGGGGGAGCCGACGACGTCTTCGTCGCCGACATCAGGGAGGCGGACCGCCTCGCGCCCGCCGTCCAGGGCGTCCACGCGCTCGTCATCCTCACCAGCGCCTCCCCGAAGATGAAGCCCGGGTTCGACCCCACCAAAGGCGGCCGGCCCGAGTTCTACTACGAGGACGGAGCGTACCCTGAACAG GTGGATTGGATTGGGCAGAAGAATCAGATTGATGCCG CCAAAGCAGCTGGTGTGAAGCACATTGTGTTGGTGGGATCCATGGGAGGAACCAATCCTAACCATCCGCTCAACAGCCTTGGCAATGGCAATATATTG ATCTGGAAGCGCAAGTCCGAACAGTATCTGGCAGACAGTGGAGTCCCTTATACAATAATAAG GCCTGGTGGTCTGCAAGACAAAGATGGGGGAGTGAGGGAGCTTATTGTTGGGAAAGACGATGAGCTTCTCCAGACCGACACTAAGGCAATTCCTAGGGCTGATGTGGCTGAAGTTTGTGTTCAG gcCCTGCAGTACGAAGAGGTGAAGTTCAAGGCATTTGATTTGGCTTCAAAGCCTGAAGGTGTGGGCACACCGACAAAAGATTTCAAGGCGCTGTTTTCCCAGGTCACAGCTCGGTTTTGA
- the LOC127292093 gene encoding scarecrow-like protein 30: MGSCEDVEYGDIYSVANPAAAPARMLDFSLHQPHLQFPPSYGFHSLPAAGYLPSPPQPLAFGSTPSPASTTTTELESPEDLSADDAVLAYINQFLLEDDDEEESFPSPGAAIAAAAPERDSALLAVAKPFVDIIADAAPYQETPWMDPPPNASAGTAAGFPNNMFLSSSSRQSSCQLVPAEPVKEEGRCAVHRGRKKNRHDDDDGLELEDERRRKQSAVCDEEMIREMFDNVLLCNCPDCELQSPLPDESEITKAYVKGSGNRRGRKKGKTKAAAAVEEESVDLTTLLIHCAQAAAIDDHRSSGELLKQIRRHSSAHGDAGQRLAHYVANGLEARLAGVGSTVHRSLVAHRTSIADMLKIYTLYGTACPFLRMSRFFSNQAILQASKGATRLHIIDYGIDHGFQWPVFLQRVAKLEGPHPTIRITAIDLPQPGFRPAERIEATGRRLHDYARMYNIPFEYHAIAAKWDTIRIEDLRIDKDELLIVNCLFRMRHMMDETVTDQSPRMTVLNTIRKLNPHLFIHAVVNGTYNAPFFVTRFKEALFYFSSLFDMLETTASKLEEQEHRMLIERDFFAREALNVIACEGTERVERPETYKQWQVRNLRAGFRQQPLNQETVKKARYKVTRSYNKDFFVDEDNKWMLQGWKGRVIVAMSTWKPS; encoded by the coding sequence ATGGGTTCCTGCGAGGATGTGGAGTACGGCGACATCTACTCCGTCGCCAACCCAGCCGCCGCCCCCGCCCGCATGCTCGACTTCTCGCTCCACCAGCCGCACCTCCAGTTCCCCCCTTCCTACGGCTTCCACAGCCTCCCCGCCGCCGGCTACCTGCCGTCTCCGCCGCAGCCCCTAGCGTTCGGCAGCACGCCGAGCcccgcctccaccaccaccaccgagctCGAGAGCCCCGAGGACCTGTCGGCCGACGACGCCGTGCTCGCCTACATCAACCAGTTCCTTCTCGAAGACGACGATGAGGAGGAGTCTTTCCCCAGCCCcggcgccgccatcgccgccgcggCGCCGGAGCGGGATTCGGCGCTCCTCGCCGTCGCCAAGCCCTTCGTCGACATCATCGCCGATGCGGCGCCTTACCAGGAGACTCCGTGGATGGATCCTCCTCCCAATGCTTCTGCAGGAACTGCAGCAGGCTTCCCTAATAATATGTTCCtgagcagcagcagcagacaGAGCTCTTGCCAGTTGGTGCCGGCCGAACCTGTCAAGGAGGAGGGACGGTGTGCTGTCCACAGAGGCCGGAAGAAGAACCGgcatgacgacgacgacggcctCGAGCTCGAGGACGAGAGGAGGAGGAAGCAGTCGGCGGTGTGCGATGAGGAGATGATCCGCGAGATGTTCGACAACGTGCTTCTCTGCAATTGCCCAGACTGTGAGCTTCAGTCACCCCTGCCAGACGAGTCAGAGATCACCAAAGCATATGTGAAAGGGTCGGGCAACCGAAGAGGGCGCAAGAAGGGGAAGACCAAAGCTGCAGCGGCCGTAGAGGAGGAGTCCGTGGATCTGACAACCCTGCTCATACACTGTGCTCAGGCCGCTGCCATCGACGACCACCGCAGCTCGGGCGAGCTGCTCAAACAGATCAGGCGGCACTCGTCTGCTCATGGGGATGCCGGGCAGAGGCTGGCGCATTACGTTGCTAACGGGCTCGAGGCTCGCCTTGCCGGCGTCGGTAGCACCGTCCACCGCTCGCTCGTTGCGCACCGGACTTCGATTGCTGACATGCTCAAAATATACACATTGTATGGGACAGCATGCCCCTTTTTGAGAATGTCCAGGTTCTTCTCAAATCAGGCCATCTTGCAGGCTTCCAAGGGGGCCACAAGGTTGCATATCATCGACTACGGTATAGATCATGGCTTCCAGTGGCCAGTCTTCTTGCAGCGGGTCGCCAAGCTAGAAGGTCCCCACCCAACAATCCGAATCACCGCCATTGACTTACCGCAGCCAGGATTCCGGCCTGCTGAGCGCATAGAGGCAACGGGTCGGCGGTTACATGACTACGCCAGGATGTATAATATTCCGTTTGAGTATCATGCCATTGCTGCCAAGTGGGATACCATCCGAATCGAAGACCTCAGGATCGACAAGGATGAGCTTCTCATTGTCAACTGCCTTTTCAGAATGCGGCACATGATGGACGAGACGGTGACAGATCAGAGCCCGAGAATGACGGTCTTGAACACCATCAGGAAGTTGAACCCGCATCTGTTCATTCATGCGGTCGTCAATGGCACCTACAATGCGCCATTCTTCGTGACACGCTTCAAGGAGGCTCTGTTTTATTTCTCTTCGCTCTTCGACATGCTCGAAACAACTGCGTCGAAGCTGGAGGAGCAGGAACATAGGATGCTGATTGAAAGGGATTTCTTCGCACGGGAAGCTCTCAACGTGATCGCTTGTGAGGGCACGGAGAGGGTGGAGAGGCCAGAGACTTATAAGCAATGGCAGGTAAGGAACCTCAGGGCTGGATTTAGACAGCAGCCGCTGAATCAAGAGACGGTGAAAAAAGCAAGATACAAGGTAACTAGGAGCTATAACAAGGATTTCTTTGTCGATGAAGATAACAAGTGGATGCTGCAAGGTTGGAAGGGCAGAGTCATCGTTGCCATGTCCACATGGAAACCTAGCTAG